One Gemmatimonadota bacterium DNA window includes the following coding sequences:
- a CDS encoding winged helix-turn-helix transcriptional regulator, producing the protein MVTQRPPVFDAIADPTRRAILDALRARERSAGEIAGLFPVSRPAISRHLRVLRGAGLVRERRVARSRLYRLDPAPLREVERWMAHYRMFWSARLQDLRQYLESPDPSATEPS; encoded by the coding sequence ATGGTTACGCAACGTCCGCCTGTCTTCGACGCCATCGCCGACCCCACCCGGCGCGCCATCCTCGATGCCCTGCGTGCCCGGGAGCGGTCAGCCGGCGAGATCGCCGGGCTCTTCCCGGTGAGCCGACCCGCCATCTCCCGCCACCTGCGGGTGCTCCGGGGCGCGGGATTGGTGCGCGAACGTCGGGTGGCGCGTTCGCGCCTGTACCGGCTCGACCCCGCTCCCCTGCGGGAGGTGGAGCGGTGGATGGCGCACTACCGGATGTTCTGGTCGGCCCGGCTGCAGGATCTCCGGCAGTATCTCGAATCTCCCGACCCCTCCGCCACGGAGCCGTCATGA
- a CDS encoding SRPBCC domain-containing protein, which yields MSWTHTQVFALPAPPVQVFRALTDMSELTRWFAESVEVGRVAGEPYRFWGRHTLGVPTAREATQALTRFAPGTGLGFTWRVSGVETEVGMVLAPGKDGSGTALTLTHRVDGDLGMSRARELIDDHWKLAMGNLQAHLAGGEGLMLPDYRDPAPEVRLTITIAAPPAKVFRALVEPEAVNRWFGSTAAVVEPRVGGAYTLGWRYQVDGREVAGGPTRILEFVPDRKLTLDWPDWRGDATVTGQQITFLLEPAGGGTRLTFIHSGFGRAADVSDYPFGWQYFLGLLTDEAGR from the coding sequence ATGAGCTGGACCCATACGCAGGTCTTCGCCCTTCCCGCCCCGCCGGTGCAGGTGTTCCGGGCCCTGACCGACATGTCCGAGCTGACCCGCTGGTTCGCGGAGTCGGTGGAGGTGGGCCGGGTGGCGGGGGAGCCCTACCGCTTCTGGGGGCGGCACACCCTCGGCGTCCCCACGGCCCGGGAGGCCACCCAGGCGCTCACCCGCTTTGCGCCGGGTACCGGGCTCGGGTTCACCTGGCGGGTGTCCGGCGTGGAAACCGAGGTGGGCATGGTGCTCGCCCCGGGCAAGGACGGCAGCGGCACGGCCCTGACCCTGACCCACCGGGTGGATGGCGACCTCGGCATGAGCCGGGCGCGCGAGCTGATCGACGACCATTGGAAGCTCGCCATGGGCAACCTCCAGGCGCACCTGGCCGGGGGCGAGGGGCTCATGCTGCCGGACTACCGCGATCCCGCGCCGGAGGTGCGCCTGACGATCACCATCGCGGCGCCCCCCGCGAAGGTGTTCCGCGCGCTGGTGGAGCCGGAGGCGGTGAACCGCTGGTTCGGGAGCACCGCGGCGGTGGTGGAGCCGCGGGTGGGCGGGGCCTACACCCTGGGCTGGCGCTACCAGGTGGACGGGCGGGAGGTTGCCGGGGGCCCCACGCGGATCCTCGAATTCGTCCCCGACCGGAAGCTCACCCTCGACTGGCCCGACTGGCGGGGGGATGCCACGGTCACCGGGCAGCAGATCACCTTCCTGCTCGAGCCGGCGGGGGGCGGCACGCGGCTCACCTTCATCCACAGCGGCTTCGGGCGCGCCGCCGACGTGAGCGACTACCCCTTCGGCTGGCAGTACTTCCTTGGCCTGCTCACGGACGAGGCCGGGCGCTAG
- a CDS encoding ABC transporter ATP-binding protein, producing the protein MVALRGLRALIPVGVLWVGKLIIDAVVGLVGGAPAPAGVLADTYRPLATLLAIEFGFAVVGEVLARASALVESLLGDLVANRTSIELMEHAASLDLEQLENSEIYDKLERARRQTVGRIGLVTGLLATVQDAVTLATLAAAITVHVPWLLLLLVLAVLPSFLGESRFAALSYSLLYSWTEERRQLDYLRYVGASDVSAKEVKLFGLARFLVGRYAELSAEFFEANRALAIRRAVVSSALALLGTIGYYGAYAAIIYLTVTGHQSPAGPFTIGVLTFLAASFRQSRDLIQRTLLSVSQLVEQSLYLDDLFTFLGITPRIRSRPGALPVPAPFREGFTFEDVGFRYPGSERWAVRHLTFQVRPGERVALVGENGAGKTTLAKLLARLYDPTEGRILLDGRDLRAYSVESLRANVGVIFQDFFRYDFALGENIAVGDVARIADAAAITDAAERSLADSVAARFPAGYAQLLGRRFDGGVDLSGGEWQKVALARAYLRDAQLLILDEPTAALDARAEYEVFQRFSELTGGRMAVLISHRFSTVRMADRILVLRQGELLEEGSHEALLRLGGLYAELFQLQAAGYR; encoded by the coding sequence ATGGTGGCGCTGCGCGGGCTGCGGGCGCTGATCCCCGTGGGGGTGCTGTGGGTCGGCAAGCTGATCATCGACGCGGTGGTGGGGCTGGTGGGCGGCGCGCCCGCGCCCGCCGGCGTCCTGGCCGACACGTACCGGCCGCTCGCCACCCTGCTGGCCATCGAGTTCGGCTTTGCCGTGGTGGGCGAGGTGCTCGCCCGGGCGTCCGCGCTGGTCGAGTCGCTGCTCGGCGACCTGGTGGCCAACCGCACCAGCATCGAGCTGATGGAACACGCCGCCAGCCTCGACCTGGAGCAGCTCGAGAACAGCGAGATCTACGACAAGCTGGAACGGGCCCGGCGCCAGACGGTGGGCCGGATCGGCCTGGTCACCGGCCTGCTGGCCACGGTGCAGGACGCCGTCACCCTCGCCACCCTGGCCGCCGCGATCACCGTGCACGTGCCGTGGCTGCTGCTGCTCCTGGTCCTCGCGGTGCTGCCGTCGTTCCTGGGCGAGAGCCGCTTCGCCGCGCTGTCGTACTCGCTGCTCTACTCCTGGACGGAGGAGCGCCGCCAGCTCGACTACCTCCGCTACGTCGGCGCCTCCGACGTGAGCGCCAAGGAGGTGAAGCTCTTCGGGCTGGCGCGCTTCCTGGTGGGACGCTACGCCGAGCTCTCGGCCGAGTTCTTCGAGGCCAACCGCGCCCTCGCCATCCGCCGCGCGGTGGTCTCCAGCGCCCTCGCGCTGCTGGGGACGATCGGGTACTACGGCGCCTACGCCGCGATCATCTACCTGACCGTCACCGGCCACCAGTCCCCCGCCGGGCCGTTCACCATCGGCGTGCTCACCTTCCTGGCCGCGAGCTTCCGGCAGAGCCGCGACCTGATCCAGCGCACCCTGCTGTCCGTCTCGCAGCTGGTGGAGCAGAGCCTCTACCTTGACGACCTCTTCACCTTCCTGGGCATCACCCCGCGCATCCGGAGCCGGCCCGGCGCCCTCCCGGTGCCGGCGCCGTTCCGGGAGGGCTTCACCTTCGAGGACGTGGGATTCCGCTACCCGGGCTCGGAGCGCTGGGCCGTGCGGCACCTGACCTTCCAGGTGCGCCCGGGCGAGCGGGTGGCCCTCGTGGGCGAGAACGGGGCGGGGAAGACCACCCTCGCCAAGCTGCTGGCGCGGCTCTACGACCCGACCGAGGGCCGGATCCTCCTCGACGGGCGCGACCTGCGGGCGTACAGCGTGGAGAGCCTGCGCGCCAACGTGGGCGTGATCTTCCAGGACTTCTTCCGCTACGACTTTGCGCTGGGCGAGAACATCGCCGTCGGCGACGTGGCCCGGATCGCGGACGCCGCCGCGATCACGGACGCCGCGGAGCGGAGCCTCGCCGACAGCGTGGCCGCCCGGTTTCCCGCGGGGTACGCCCAGCTGCTGGGCCGGCGCTTCGACGGGGGCGTGGACCTGTCGGGCGGCGAGTGGCAGAAGGTGGCGCTGGCCCGCGCCTACCTCCGCGACGCGCAGCTGCTGATCCTGGACGAGCCCACCGCCGCCCTCGACGCCCGCGCCGAGTACGAGGTGTTCCAGCGCTTCTCCGAACTCACCGGGGGACGCATGGCGGTGCTGATCAGCCACCGCTTCAGCACCGTGCGCATGGCCGACCGGATCCTGGTGCTGCGCCAGGGCGAACTGCTCGAGGAGGGCAGCCACGAGGCCCTGCTGCGCCTCGGCGGGCTCTACGCCGAGCTGTTCCAGCTGCAGGCCGCCGGGTACCGCTGA
- a CDS encoding SDR family oxidoreductase, with amino-acid sequence MPTALITGATEGIGRAIAFALGRAGYQVGVCARTPSRLRVLLEELRAAGITAHGVPADVGVEADVVAMVTAVTAALGPVDVLVNNAGVALLKPFDQLTLDEWDTTMATNLRSLFLVTRAVLPGMRARKQGAIVNIASLAGRNGFAGGTAYTASKHAVLGFARSLMLEVRKDQVRVITICPGSVDTPLIRTQGMLTPDVQKILQPEDVADTVLAALALPARALVSELDLRPTNP; translated from the coding sequence ATGCCAACCGCACTCATCACCGGTGCCACCGAGGGGATCGGCCGGGCCATCGCCTTTGCCCTCGGCCGCGCCGGGTACCAGGTCGGGGTCTGCGCCCGCACGCCCTCCCGGCTCCGCGTGCTGCTCGAGGAGCTCCGCGCCGCCGGGATCACGGCGCATGGCGTGCCCGCCGACGTGGGCGTCGAGGCGGACGTCGTGGCCATGGTGACGGCGGTGACCGCGGCGCTCGGCCCGGTGGACGTGCTGGTGAACAACGCGGGGGTGGCGCTGCTCAAGCCGTTCGACCAGCTCACGCTGGACGAATGGGACACCACCATGGCCACCAACCTCCGCAGCCTGTTCCTGGTGACGCGCGCGGTGCTGCCGGGCATGCGGGCCCGCAAGCAGGGAGCCATCGTCAACATCGCGAGCCTGGCGGGCCGCAACGGCTTTGCCGGCGGGACGGCCTACACCGCCAGCAAGCACGCGGTGCTCGGCTTCGCGCGGTCGCTGATGCTCGAAGTGCGCAAGGACCAGGTCCGGGTGATCACCATCTGCCCCGGCTCCGTGGACACCCCGCTCATCCGCACCCAGGGGATGCTCACGCCCGACGTGCAGAAGATCCTGCAGCCGGAGGACGTGGCCGACACCGTGCTGGCGGCGCTGGCGCTGCCGGCGCGGGCGCTGGTGAGCGAGCTGGACCTCCGGCCCACCAACCCGTGA
- a CDS encoding GAF domain-containing protein, protein MIAQAVLAVGVAGASAVAWRLAARLRAETAARAAAEARAALRDRELTRLQEVAQAMVSGDEVDAVLQVITDATADLLACESAAIGFVVEEGRFVRVVAGSGPIQATKDRLLPVDHSLLGWVVTEETPLTVPDMSTDPRNFPIPDLPLQALACVPLRSAGLVIGVLAAFNRSDRRPFTEADLHLLETLGNQIVVGVDRAHVLAESRRKEEVLATKNRELQRATELKSQFLANMSHELRTPLNAINGFSDLLLTEELGPVNEAQREFLDSILRNGNHLLGLINSVLDLSKIEAGRMTLSLAPTDLREVILGAVTDTASLRTGKQQEMKLEIGELPLLVLADGVRIRQILYNLLSNASKFTPVGGTVTVSAVVTRAPLPTPSERATDTTRFVAREAVWVSVRDTGIGIQPDDMPKLFHEFSQVDSSASRQQQGTGLGLALSKRFVEMHGGTIGCESVAGTGASFWFLLPAEGPLRKPAGSAELARASLALEAGR, encoded by the coding sequence ATGATCGCCCAGGCCGTGCTCGCCGTCGGGGTGGCGGGCGCGAGCGCGGTGGCGTGGCGGCTGGCGGCGCGGCTGCGGGCCGAGACCGCCGCGCGCGCGGCGGCGGAGGCGCGGGCCGCGCTGCGCGACCGGGAGCTCACCCGGCTGCAGGAGGTGGCCCAGGCCATGGTCTCCGGCGACGAGGTCGACGCCGTCCTGCAGGTGATCACCGACGCCACCGCGGACCTGCTGGCCTGCGAGAGCGCGGCCATCGGCTTCGTGGTGGAAGAGGGCCGATTCGTCCGGGTGGTGGCGGGAAGCGGCCCGATCCAGGCCACGAAGGACCGGCTGCTGCCGGTGGACCACTCGCTGCTGGGCTGGGTGGTGACGGAGGAGACCCCGCTCACCGTGCCCGACATGTCCACCGACCCCCGCAACTTCCCCATCCCCGACCTGCCGCTGCAGGCGCTGGCCTGCGTGCCGCTCCGCTCGGCGGGGCTGGTGATCGGGGTGCTCGCCGCCTTCAACCGCAGCGACCGCCGCCCCTTCACCGAGGCCGACCTGCACCTGCTCGAGACCCTTGGCAACCAGATCGTGGTCGGGGTGGACCGGGCGCACGTGCTGGCCGAGAGCCGGCGCAAGGAGGAGGTCCTCGCCACCAAGAACCGCGAGCTGCAGCGGGCCACCGAGCTGAAGAGCCAGTTCCTGGCCAACATGTCGCACGAGCTGCGCACGCCGCTCAACGCCATCAACGGCTTCTCCGACCTGCTCCTGACCGAGGAGCTGGGCCCGGTCAACGAGGCGCAGCGGGAGTTCCTCGATTCCATCCTGCGCAACGGCAACCACCTGCTGGGCCTCATCAACTCCGTGCTCGACCTCTCCAAGATCGAGGCCGGCCGGATGACCCTCTCGCTGGCGCCCACCGACCTGCGCGAGGTGATCCTCGGCGCGGTGACCGACACCGCCTCGCTGCGCACCGGCAAGCAGCAGGAGATGAAGCTCGAGATCGGCGAGCTGCCGCTGCTGGTGCTGGCCGACGGCGTCCGCATCCGCCAGATCCTCTACAACCTGCTCTCCAACGCCTCGAAGTTCACCCCGGTCGGCGGGACCGTGACCGTCTCGGCCGTCGTCACCCGCGCCCCGCTGCCCACGCCCTCGGAGCGGGCCACCGACACCACGCGCTTCGTGGCCCGCGAGGCGGTGTGGGTCTCGGTGCGCGACACCGGCATCGGCATCCAGCCGGACGACATGCCCAAGCTGTTCCACGAGTTCAGCCAGGTGGACAGCTCCGCCAGCCGGCAGCAGCAGGGCACCGGCCTGGGCCTGGCGCTGTCCAAGCGGTTCGTGGAGATGCACGGGGGGACCATCGGCTGCGAGTCGGTGGCCGGCACCGGGGCGAGCTTCTGGTTCCTGCTCCCCGCGGAGGGTCCGCTGCGGAAGCCGGCGGGAAGCGCGGAGCTGGCCCGGGCATCGCTGGCGCTGGAGGCCGGCCGCTGA
- a CDS encoding PorT family protein, which translates to MRGRNGALLLLVLAAAPLAGQSRLSLGVELGYTIADFSGPGAAGVRQRTGATAGAYLRVPLARWIGVQSGLFLASKGGATLVTPTGGGTPVRLESDLAYVELPMLLRARLPSPGGLRLILTGGVVPGVRIGCNVEFFQGGASFLRESCGNISTARFEDYDVAWLVGGGLGIPIERSELALEVRLSQGLRRVTDQGDFQNRNVTFFVSVPF; encoded by the coding sequence ATGCGGGGACGGAACGGGGCGCTGCTGCTGCTGGTGCTGGCCGCCGCGCCGCTCGCCGGGCAGTCGCGGCTCTCCCTCGGAGTGGAACTCGGGTACACCATCGCCGACTTCTCGGGCCCCGGCGCGGCCGGCGTGCGGCAGCGGACCGGCGCCACCGCCGGCGCGTACCTGCGGGTGCCGCTGGCGCGCTGGATCGGGGTCCAGTCGGGGCTGTTCCTCGCGAGCAAGGGGGGCGCCACCCTGGTGACCCCGACCGGCGGCGGCACGCCGGTGCGCCTCGAGAGCGACCTGGCCTACGTGGAGCTGCCCATGCTGCTCCGGGCCCGCCTGCCCTCGCCGGGTGGGCTGCGACTCATCCTCACCGGGGGCGTGGTCCCCGGGGTCCGCATCGGGTGCAACGTCGAGTTCTTCCAGGGCGGGGCGTCGTTCCTCCGGGAGTCGTGCGGCAACATCAGCACGGCCCGGTTCGAGGACTACGACGTGGCCTGGCTGGTGGGCGGCGGCCTCGGCATCCCGATCGAGCGCAGCGAGCTGGCGCTCGAGGTGCGCCTGAGCCAGGGGCTCCGCCGCGTCACCGACCAGGGCGATTTCCAGAACCGGAACGTGACCTTCTTCGTGTCGGTACCGTTCTAG
- a CDS encoding prepilin-type N-terminal cleavage/methylation domain-containing protein, which translates to MHRRTHPRGFTIIELLAVVVILGVLAGFAIPKLQQTSEQARMARAIGDIRGIQADIMAFETQADTVPGSLAAIGRAGMLDPWGRAYVYNPFPTTSHGKAPPPGARRDRFLVPINSTFDLYSQGKDGASVPPLSGPGGDDIVRGNDGGFIGLGSRF; encoded by the coding sequence ATGCACCGCCGCACGCACCCCAGGGGCTTCACCATCATCGAGCTGCTGGCGGTGGTGGTGATTCTCGGCGTGCTGGCCGGTTTTGCGATACCCAAGCTGCAGCAGACCTCCGAGCAGGCCCGGATGGCGCGCGCCATCGGCGACATCCGGGGCATCCAGGCGGATATCATGGCCTTCGAGACCCAGGCCGACACCGTGCCGGGTTCGCTGGCCGCGATCGGGCGCGCCGGGATGCTCGATCCCTGGGGCCGTGCCTACGTCTACAATCCGTTCCCGACCACGAGCCACGGCAAGGCGCCACCTCCCGGCGCCCGACGGGATCGGTTCCTGGTGCCGATCAATTCCACCTTCGACCTCTACAGCCAGGGCAAGGACGGCGCCTCGGTGCCGCCGCTCTCCGGCCCCGGCGGCGATGACATCGTCCGTGGCAACGACGGCGGCTTCATCGGCCTCGGCTCGCGGTTCTAG
- a CDS encoding HD domain-containing protein, which produces MTRIPGYLSTRVGRRMLALFLLCALVPLTVLALLGYRHVADDILERTRLQLRADSKSAGMLLIDRLAVLGTMLGHPDVLTGARDTAISPAGSRGPRFTAVTRRQADGSLAPLTGGWTDLPILERRGEEHLAAGQTALVLDRAGGELRVVLARQLEGGDRLYGWVDGASIWSAEPDRSLVSGDRVLCLADAQAQPITCTLPGALATVQSPGTGELLHWSAGNTRFVAGQWTVFLGHQYAAPSWTAIVSVPEAVVLAPLAALRRTFLLGLLLALATVFALSHVQLRRQTAPLVALEAATHRVADGRFDEPVAVTSDDEFGALAASFNRMSAELGHQFRVQGALQGVHQAALAGEGAGTLLRAIFDQAETLIPGAGLAIALARPDDPFWWRVSVVCRSQGPCAPRDARPGAEELDEVRRNPDGFVVRRGERGRSYFGRPHQILLAETLVLPLLRAGALDGVIVVPCRPEQEGRPEALVEARRAAGQLAVAIANTQLIEQLDAMNWGSLTALARTIDAVSPWTAGHSERVTLGAIEIGRRIGLDHDDLDLLHRGGLLHDIGKVGVPAGILDKPGKLTDEEYEQIKQHPAIGARILAPIGAVRRALPLVLHHHELLDGSGYPHGLSGDQIPLLVRILTVADVFDALVSDRPYRPAWPVERAIAHLREGAGVKFDPRIVEALAAATATGWRPVIDPTAGASILRGSGRFTLWPEPVSTASPPPRPAPVPAAV; this is translated from the coding sequence GTGACGCGCATCCCCGGCTACCTCAGCACACGCGTGGGCCGGCGCATGCTGGCGCTGTTCCTCCTCTGTGCACTGGTGCCGCTTACCGTGCTGGCGCTGCTCGGGTACCGCCACGTGGCGGACGACATCCTGGAGCGCACCCGGCTGCAGCTGCGCGCCGACAGCAAGTCGGCGGGGATGCTGCTCATCGACCGGCTCGCCGTGCTGGGCACCATGCTCGGCCATCCGGACGTGCTCACCGGCGCCCGTGACACGGCGATTTCCCCTGCCGGCAGCAGGGGCCCGCGCTTCACGGCCGTCACCCGGCGGCAGGCCGATGGCTCGCTGGCGCCCCTCACGGGTGGGTGGACCGACCTGCCAATACTCGAGCGGCGCGGCGAGGAGCACCTGGCCGCCGGGCAGACCGCCCTGGTGCTGGACCGGGCCGGCGGGGAGCTCCGGGTAGTGCTGGCCCGACAACTCGAGGGTGGCGACCGGCTGTATGGCTGGGTGGATGGCGCCTCGATCTGGAGCGCGGAGCCGGACCGGAGCCTGGTGTCCGGGGACCGAGTGCTGTGCCTCGCCGACGCCCAGGCGCAGCCGATCACCTGCACCCTCCCGGGCGCGCTGGCCACCGTGCAGTCGCCGGGCACCGGGGAGCTGCTGCACTGGAGTGCAGGGAACACCCGGTTCGTCGCCGGCCAGTGGACCGTGTTCCTGGGACACCAGTACGCGGCGCCCTCCTGGACCGCCATCGTGAGCGTCCCGGAGGCGGTGGTGCTCGCGCCGCTTGCCGCGCTGCGCCGCACCTTCCTGCTGGGCCTGCTGCTGGCGCTGGCCACCGTGTTTGCCCTGAGCCACGTACAGCTGCGGCGGCAGACCGCGCCCCTGGTGGCGCTGGAGGCGGCCACCCACCGGGTGGCCGACGGCCGCTTCGACGAGCCGGTGGCCGTCACCAGTGACGATGAGTTCGGCGCCCTCGCCGCCTCCTTCAACCGGATGTCGGCCGAGCTGGGCCACCAGTTCCGGGTGCAGGGAGCGCTGCAGGGGGTGCATCAGGCCGCGCTCGCGGGCGAAGGCGCCGGCACCTTGCTGCGCGCCATCTTCGACCAGGCCGAGACGCTGATCCCCGGCGCCGGACTCGCGATCGCGCTGGCGCGGCCGGACGATCCGTTCTGGTGGCGGGTGAGCGTGGTGTGCCGGTCGCAGGGTCCCTGTGCCCCGCGGGACGCGCGGCCCGGCGCCGAGGAGCTGGACGAGGTCCGGCGGAATCCGGACGGGTTCGTGGTGCGGCGGGGGGAGCGGGGCCGGAGCTACTTCGGGCGCCCGCACCAGATCCTGCTGGCGGAGACCCTGGTGCTGCCGCTGCTGCGAGCCGGCGCGCTCGATGGCGTAATCGTGGTGCCCTGCCGCCCGGAGCAGGAGGGCCGCCCTGAGGCGCTGGTGGAGGCGCGGCGGGCCGCGGGCCAGCTCGCCGTGGCCATCGCCAACACCCAGCTCATCGAGCAGCTCGACGCGATGAACTGGGGCTCGCTCACCGCCCTCGCGCGCACGATCGACGCGGTGTCGCCGTGGACCGCCGGCCACTCCGAGCGGGTGACGCTGGGCGCGATCGAGATCGGGCGCCGCATCGGCCTGGACCACGACGACCTGGACCTGCTGCACCGGGGCGGGCTGCTGCACGACATCGGCAAGGTGGGGGTACCGGCGGGCATCCTGGACAAGCCGGGCAAGCTGACGGACGAGGAGTACGAGCAGATCAAGCAGCACCCGGCCATCGGTGCGCGCATCCTGGCGCCGATCGGCGCGGTGCGCCGCGCGCTGCCGCTGGTGCTGCACCACCACGAGCTGCTCGACGGTTCCGGCTACCCGCACGGGCTCAGCGGGGATCAGATTCCGCTGCTGGTGCGGATCCTCACGGTGGCCGACGTCTTCGACGCGCTGGTGTCCGACCGCCCCTACCGGCCGGCCTGGCCGGTGGAGCGGGCCATCGCGCACCTCCGCGAGGGAGCGGGGGTCAAGTTCGACCCGCGCATCGTCGAGGCCCTGGCCGCCGCCACCGCCACCGGCTGGCGTCCCGTGATCGACCCGACCGCGGGGGCATCGATCCTGCGCGGCAGCGGGCGCTTCACCCTCTGGCCGGAGCCGGTCTCCACGGCTTCCCCGCCGCCCCGGCCGGCCCCGGTGCCCGCGGCGGTCTGA
- a CDS encoding nuclear transport factor 2 family protein has translation MLTRLLLAGALLGSAAPVAHRALVRPDPEEAAVRAALEHYLQGHATGLGSEFQQGMHPQGTMYFVRDGALVTRSFPDYIAGAPGKPAEDEASRKRRIAMVDITGTAAVAKVVLEYPGVTLTDYMELLKIEGQWQIVAKSFHAER, from the coding sequence ATGCTGACTCGATTGCTGCTGGCGGGCGCCCTCCTCGGGTCCGCGGCGCCCGTGGCACACCGCGCGCTGGTCCGTCCCGACCCGGAGGAGGCGGCCGTGCGCGCCGCGCTGGAGCACTACCTGCAGGGGCACGCCACCGGCCTCGGCTCCGAGTTCCAGCAGGGGATGCACCCGCAGGGTACGATGTACTTCGTCCGCGACGGCGCGCTGGTCACCCGCAGCTTCCCCGACTACATCGCCGGCGCCCCCGGCAAGCCGGCGGAGGACGAGGCCAGTCGGAAGCGGCGCATCGCCATGGTGGACATCACCGGGACGGCGGCGGTGGCCAAGGTCGTGCTCGAGTATCCGGGGGTGACGCTGACCGACTACATGGAGCTGCTCAAGATCGAGGGCCAGTGGCAGATCGTGGCCAAGAGCTTTCACGCGGAGCGGTGA